From the Cryptomeria japonica chromosome 2, Sugi_1.0, whole genome shotgun sequence genome, one window contains:
- the LOC131873637 gene encoding uncharacterized protein LOC131873637 isoform X3 — protein MAALSFASTLSHSSYIDSPQPAFSETHSFSKRVQNATRFSQFALTCSSCGLALVNNPGLTRSSRAQSNWTLCNRYLFSSNDRQVIAFSTPIAVSEGQVEVADTEDAGAKLDFTGGDGEGGGGDKFGGGGGGGGGGGGGGGGGEGGEGEGGGKEERRQMALSMSQKLTLGYACLVGGIKMATPKLKRSTSR, from the coding sequence ATGGCGGCGCTCTCATTTGCTTCTACACTCTCTCACTCTTCCTATATCGATTCCCCGCAGCCTGCTTTTTCTGAGACCCATTCTTTTTCCAAACGGGTGCAAAATGCCACCAGATTCTCTCAATTTGCTCTCACTTGCTCGTCATGTGGTTTGGCATTAGTAAATAATCCGGGCTTGACGAGATCTTCAAGGGCTCAGAGCAACTGGACTCTCTGTAATCGATACCTCTTTTCATCTAATGATCGACAAGTTATCGCGTTCTCAACTCCAATAGCAGTAAGCGAGGGACAGGTAGAGGTAGCAGATACAGAGGATGCGGGGGCGAAATTAGATTTCACTGGAGGTGACGGTGAGGGAGGAGGAGGAGATAAATTTGGCGGCGGAGGAggcggaggaggaggaggaggaggaggaggaggaggaggagagggaggagaaggagaaggaggaggaAAAGAAGAACGTAGACAGATGGCTTTGTCTATGTCTCAAAAACTTACTCTTGGCTATGCTTGCTTGGTTGGAG